A window of Sphingobacterium kitahiroshimense genomic DNA:
TGATCCTAATATTGGAAAGGCAGAATTGACCTATGTAACGCGAAGTCGAAAGACACAGCAACAGATCTATAACGGAACTTTGCAGGGTGATCATCGTTTTATGGACAATAGACTGAATGTAAGGTGGTCGGGTGCGCTGTCCTCTGCTAGTAATCAATTGCCTCAAAATACCACGATAAGTTTAGACGGTATTCAAGAGAATTTTGAGCGTAAGCGCACTTCTCTTGTTAATAAATCGCCTGTTACCTACCGTTGGGAAAGGAATACCGACAATGATTATGCGGGTTACTGGGATGTGGCTTATAAAGTGCCTATGGCAGATCGCAAATTGGAGTTATCTACAGGTGGGCTATATCGTGATAAACAACGAAGTAGTTTCTATAACAATTATAACCTTTCTCCTGCATCTGCGGAAGAGGCAAAGTATAGATATGGTGTAGATTTTCAAAATTATACGGACCTGAATTTGACCGTGACCAATCCGACAGGTGCCGTTGCTAATCCGTTGACTTATGATGCCAATGAGAAAACTACAGCAGTGTACGGGATGTTCAATTATGAAAGTGACAAACTCCAAATGATTGGAGGGATCCGTATGGAACATACCAATCAAGATTATAAATTACTGTTTCCTGCAGGGGAAAAGAGACCAGAAGGATCTCAAGTCTATACGGAATGGTTGCCAAGTTTGACCGTCAAGTATCATTTGAATGAGAAACAGCAACTTCATGCCGCTTATTATCGCGCGTTGAATCGTCCCGGTTTTTATGAAATCGTTCCTTCCTCTGTCGTGAATGAAGAGTTCTTAGAAAGAGGAAATCCAGATCTAAAACATGCGCTTGCGGATAATTTTGATTTACGTTATGAATTGTTTCCGGAGGCTTCGTCACAATTTTTTGTTGGCATGTTCTACAAAAAGATTAAAAACCCGATCGAGTATACGTTTCAGCCAGATGAAGTCCGCAAGCAGGATGTGTATTACACACCGGGTAACTTTGGTAATGCAAATAATTTTGGAATCGAAGTGGATTACATCAAGTACATCCAAAAGTTCGGGATAAAAGCGAATTATACCTATACACACTCGCGTATTACTACTGCGAAAATGTCACGTAGAATAAACGAAACGACACAAGATCCAGAACCTATTATTGTTGACCAAACGCGTCCATTATACGGGCAGGCGGCACACATAGCCAATCTATCTTTACTGTATAAGGATGCGAATAAAGGCTGGGAGGGACAATTGGCGGGTTCTTACACTGGTGATCGCATCAATACTGTATCGCAGTTTTTGAATGATGATCTATGGCAAAAAGGATTTGTGCAGCTGGATGCTTCTATTGAAAAGAAATTTAAGGCGGGTTGGGCTATTTTTGCCAAAGCCAACAATATTTTGAATACTCCGATGGAACTGTATGTAAAGGGAGTGAATCCTGAAAATGAAAAGATTGCGGAGAAGCTAACGGAAGGTGGTAATACGCTTATCAGAAAAGATCTTTACGGTCAAAATTATATCCTTGGTTTGCGTTACTCATTTAATAAATAATCGGATAGCATCAATATTTTATTTAACAATCTTGACCTAATCGTGGTTAGAAAACAAATCAATTATGACAATTAAACAATTTGTTACAATGAAAAATAACATGATTTTATCGTGTCTAGCGTGTTTTTTTCTAATGCTAACGGCATGTGAAAAAGCGAATATTGACGTCGATACGAGCGAGGCTGATGGCAGTGCGATCGGCGAAGTATCCGGAGTATGGAGTAAAGGCAGTGTGCAACATATAAAAGGAGATATTATTATCCCCGAAGGCAAAACATTGACCATCGAAGAGGGGGTTACAGTTTTGATGGATACAGAGAATAAACCCGAAATTGTGGTCTTGGGCAATTTGTATGCACTCGGAACAGATGATAATCCAATCAGGTTTACCGTAGAAGAACAGTATAAAACTAAAACAAATGAATTTGGAAAACTTTGGGGTGGAATTTTAGCGGCTCCGAGTTGTCAAGAGCTGGTTTTAGATCATACCG
This region includes:
- a CDS encoding TonB-dependent receptor, producing the protein MKNFLTVLLASSISVSAAYATKIKGKVLDGQTGEAIAGATVFLEQSGLSTKTQLDGSFELKGLSAGKVKVHIRHMAYAEFTQEIEIKKEDTPHFIFQLTSTDQKLMEVTIKGQRNGGDDDPSARRLEKNASQIMNVVSARAIEISPDITVANVVQRVSGVSIERNSNGEGQYAILRGMDKRYNTTLVNGVKVPSPDNKYRYVPLDLFPSDMLERLEVYKSLTPNMEADAVGGVVNMVMKAAPSKLLLQANLATGYSQRYFNQDFGSFAAGGTSSKSPYELHGKNYNATAADFNKGVLDYTYKKPSPDVVGNLTFGNRYLDDKLGIILGASYQNLHRGSRSIFYKSAVVGVNPNAVITEQQDRQYDEQQQRLGLHNKIDYRFNPNHRLSFYQMYVNLNNTQLRDAVNTIYNGQYDPNIGKAELTYVTRSRKTQQQIYNGTLQGDHRFMDNRLNVRWSGALSSASNQLPQNTTISLDGIQENFERKRTSLVNKSPVTYRWERNTDNDYAGYWDVAYKVPMADRKLELSTGGLYRDKQRSSFYNNYNLSPASAEEAKYRYGVDFQNYTDLNLTVTNPTGAVANPLTYDANEKTTAVYGMFNYESDKLQMIGGIRMEHTNQDYKLLFPAGEKRPEGSQVYTEWLPSLTVKYHLNEKQQLHAAYYRALNRPGFYEIVPSSVVNEEFLERGNPDLKHALADNFDLRYELFPEASSQFFVGMFYKKIKNPIEYTFQPDEVRKQDVYYTPGNFGNANNFGIEVDYIKYIQKFGIKANYTYTHSRITTAKMSRRINETTQDPEPIIVDQTRPLYGQAAHIANLSLLYKDANKGWEGQLAGSYTGDRINTVSQFLNDDLWQKGFVQLDASIEKKFKAGWAIFAKANNILNTPMELYVKGVNPENEKIAEKLTEGGNTLIRKDLYGQNYILGLRYSFNK